CGGCGCAGCAGACGTGCTGACACGCATCGAAGCCGAACTCACGCGTGTCGAGGCCACCGAGTAAGCACTACCGCCATCGCGTCTTGCGCCAGCACACCAGCCGGTTGTTCGCCGGCATCGTGTGGTCGCGCTGCAACTGCAAACCAGCCGTTTGCGCCAACGCATCGACCGCCTCGAAATCGCGCACGCCGCTATCCGGGTCGCGTGCTTTCAGCCACGCGTCGAAGCGCGCATTGCTCTCGCTGGTGTAGCGCCCTGCGTAATTGAACGGCCCGTAATAGCCGAACAAGCCGCCGGCCCGCAACACCCGTCCAATGCCGGCAAAACAGGCTTCGACCGCAGACCAGGGCATGATATGCAGCGTATTCGCCGAATAAACGTAGTCCACCTGCGGCATGCCCCAATCGTTCTGACCCACGTCCAGCGCCCGCGGCTCCAGCAGATTGGGCACGGCGGCCTCGTCGCACCACGCGCGAATGCTCGGCAGGTTCTGGGCCAGATCGGTCGGCTGCCAGCGCAGATGCTTGAACACCGGTGCGAAATAGGCCGCATGCTGACCGGTGCCGCTGCCGATTTCGAGTAGCGCGCCGGGCGCAGCAAAGCACTCGCGCAACACCGCCTCGATCGGCGCGCGGTTCTCCTCGCAGGCTTGCGAGTAGTGTTTACGATCAGTGGATTGCTTCACATCAAACCCTTCGGCCCGAACACGAGCCACAGTAAAAAGCCAACCAAGGCACCATCAAAATCAGCACGATCCAATGCACCCGAACGATCCACTGACCGGCGCACGCATGCAATCTACCGCATGAAAATACGCCGGCCCCATGACCGCGCCTTGCAGATCATACCTGCCCCACGGCTTGAGCGAGGGGCTTCTTCAAAACTAAAACAGAACCCACGCAAAAAAGCCCCCTCGCGCGCGAGGGGGCTTGTTACAAACGACTCAGAGCTTGATCAGGAACCGGCCGGTGGCAGGATCACGACCGTGTACAGGCTCTGCTTCCCATTGCGCACGCGCACCGGGATCGGCTCGCCTGCCGGCAGACCGGCGACGATTTTCTCCAGCTGCGCGGGCGAGTCGACCGGCTTCTGACCGATATCCTGGATCACCATGCCGGGCGCGATGCCAGCCTGCGCCGCCGGCCCGGAACCCACGCCGATGACCAGCACGCCGTGCTTGATTCCCAGATTCTTCGCGGCCTTCGCGGTCAGCGGCTGAATCTGGATCTGCAGGCGCGCCACATTGCCGCTCTGATTGCTCGACGAACCACCAGGACCCGCCTCGTTGGCGTTCTTCGGCAAGGTGCCGATGGTCACGTTCAGCGTCATGGGCTTGCCGTTACGCAGAATGCCGATCTTCACCCGTGTGCCTGGCTGGGTGTTGCCAACCATTGGCGGCAACTGGCCGACTTCGTAGACCGGCTTGTCGTTATAGGTCACCACCACGTCACCCGGCTCCAGCCCCGCCTTGGCGGCCGGACTGTTCGGCTCGACCGAGGCAACCAGCGCGCCAACCGGCTCCTTCAGATGCAGCGCCTGCCCCATTTTGGCCGTGACATCCTGCACCTCGACACCCAACCAGCCGAACTGGATCTGCTTATGCTCGGCCAGCGCATGCACCACGCGCATCACGGTATTGATCGGAATCGAGAACGACAGCCCCATATAACCGCCGCTGCTGGTGTAAATCTGGTCGTTGATGCCGACCACCTGTCCGGACATATTGAGCAGCGGCCCGCCCGAATTACCCGGATTGATCGGTACGTCGGTCTGGATGAACGGGATGTACTGATCGTCATTCGGCAGCGTGCGATTGACCGCGCTGACCACGCCCTGGGTCACCGTATTGAAAAACCCGAACGGCGCGCCGACCGCCAGCAACCACTGCCCGACCTGCAGTTTGTCAGAATTGCCGATCGGGGCGGTGGGCAGGTTTTTGGCGTTGATCTTCAACAGCGCCGTGTCGTAGCGCACCGAAAGGCCGACCAGCTTGGCGGGATAGGCCTGATGGTTGGTAAGCGTCACCATAATGTGATCGGCGCCACGCACCACATGCGCTGCTGTAACGATGTAGCCGTTCGGGCTAATGATAAAGCCGGAGCCCAAGTCCTCGACCTTCTGCTGCTTCGGACCACCCGGCGCCATGAATTGCTGGAAAAACTGATGGAACGGGGAACTGGGGGGGAACGGATTACTCGCCCCCTGACTGATGGTTTTGGTGCTGGTGCTACTGATATTCACCACAGTATCGCCGACTTTCTTAATGATCGGCGTAAAATCGGGAAGATTCACCAACGGCTTTTGCGGCGACGTATCGACCTTCAAGTCCAGCGGCGCAGGCGCTGCCATGCTGAGCGTCGGGGCGCTGACTCCAAAACCGAACACGCCCGCCATCAACAGCGCGAGCAAAGGTCGGATGACGCGATTGGATCGGCGTTTTGAAAATACATTCATGCTTGCTAGCCTCCTTGTCAGGATGTTTGTTATACCCTCTGAATGGACAGCCGCAAACGGGCCTTGTTCCCAGGCCAAGGTGACGCCAAACCGACTGTAAAGCATCCATTTCCTCGCAGATACGCGGTTTTGCAGCGCATTTGCGTATTTTCGCTCATAAAAGTTTTACCTGTTTTTACGCCGCCAGCTTGCGTTATACGAACCGATAACGAAGATTCGATGCATGCCGAACCCAACCGAAATCGTACTCTGCGGACTCGACGGCGTGCTGGCGCTCATCGACCATCGCCTGCATTTTCTGCGCAACGACGAAGGCATCCGCGACTGGGACGCGTTCTACGCCGCCTGCGACGACGACATGCCCAATCTGCCGCTGATCCAGCGCCTCAACCTCGCCCGCGAAGAAGGCTATCCCGTGCTGCTCATCACCGGCCGCAACGCCGCGGTACGCGGGCCGACCGAGGCCTGGCTGGCACGCTGGAACATTGGTCACGACGGCCTGTGGATGCGCCCCGCCGACAGCCGCATATCCACCGCCCGGTTCAAGATCGAGATCGTCGAGCGCCACCTCGCCGGACGCAAAATCCGCCGTGTCTACGAATCCGCGCACCAGCTCGATTTCGCCCGATGGATTACGCAGCAGAGCATTGCCTGCACGCTGTTCGGCCCGAACCAGGGCAACGGCGCCGCGCGCGAGATACTCGATCTGCGCAACATTCGCCATGCGTGCGGCCACATCACCCTCTACCCGTTTTACGGCGACGACGACCATGCCTGGGACGACCGCTGTGCCCAGCTCGCCCAGAACTCATGCCTGCTCTGCCAGGCCGATGCGCTCGATGCCGAACGCCGCCAGCGTCACGCACAAGCCCGCGCCGCCGCGCACGAACGCGGCCTGCCGCCGCTGGCAGGCTCGGACCGCCAGATCGCCTGGGCCGAAGGCATCCGTCTCAGCGCCTTTGGCGCGATCGACAAAGTGCAGCAATGGGTCGATCGCCACGCTGAGGCGGCACAAGCCGAAGACCCCGATCACTGGCAAACCGTCACGCAAGGCATCGCGCGCGCCACCGCATGGCTGGAAGAGCAGACCGACGCCAGGTGGTGGATCGACCACCGCCAGGGCATCGCGAACCACCTCGACGCCGGCCGCACACTGCTCTCGGCAGTCGCCGAACAGGAAGGTTATTTCTGACCCGACCGGCACGGCACCGGCCGCCTCGTCCATAATCGCGGACATAGTCGCGGACACCGCCTCAAGAACCCTCAAGCGAGGCGAGGATCGCGTGATTCGCATCGCACAACGCCAACCGCATCGACCGCGCTTGTGCCGGACATGGCAGCGCGTATATAACCCGAATGTTGCACAACGACCGCCGATCTCGCGGGTCTCTTGATTCCACAAGGGATACTTCCTCAGTCGACCGTCATCACCGATACGCCGCTCCTTCTGAAATCCCCTTGTGAAAACGCTATCCGGCGCGATACCAGCACTAGGAGCCTGTCGGACTTGGAGGATCGAAGCGAGGCGAGTGGGGAATGGAGACCAGTTTCTCGCTCTTTTGAGGACAATAGTGGTTCTATTCTTCGAAAAAGAGCGGGGAAATGGACCCATTATCCCATCGCCGCAGCCGATTCTTTCCAAGTCCGACAGGCTCCTAGTCATGAAACATTCGGGATAAGATGCGCTATTGCCCCGATGCGGGCCTGCTCCGGGGCATGATGCATGCTTTGTCCCGGCCTGGGCGGCCAGCCAGATGCGAGCGAAACAGCTTGCCGTTCCATGCGGCGCAAGGCACGGAGACGATTCCGGAACCACATGATCCAATGACCTATCCAATGACACGAACCGCCCGCTAACCATCGAGCATTACCGTATGGCGCAACTGCCTGTTTTCCCCACCCGTCTGCCCCTGCCCAACCGGCGCGACCTGATCGCGTTACCGCTGGTGCTTGGCCTGGTGTTCATTGTCGCCTGGGCGAGCGGGCAGATGAGCGGCCCTTACCACCCCGGCGAAACGCTGCCGCTCACGCTCGACCCCGTCGCGCTGCCGGAGTACGCGCTCTACACCGTGCTGCGCATGGCCGCCGCACTCGCACTGTCGATCCTGTTCACGCTGGGCTACGCCACCCTCGCGGCCAAGAACCGCTACGCCGAACGCATTCTGATTCCGGTGCTCGACGTGCTGCAATCCGTGCCCATCCTCGGTTATTTGTCGATCACCGTAGCCGGTTTCATGGCGCTGTTTCCCGGCAGCCTGTGGGGCGTACAGATGGCGGTCATTTTCGCCGTGTTCACCTCGCAGGCCTGGAATATGACCTTCAGTCTGTACCAGTCACTGAAGACCGTACCGCGCGACCTGAGCGATGCCGCCGCCACCTACCAGCTCCCCGCCTGGCAACGCTTCTGGCGCCTGGAACTGCCCTTCGCCATGCCCGGCCTGGTGTGGAACACGATGATGTCAGTCTCCGGCGGCTGGTTCTTCGTGGTGGCCGCCGAAGCCATTACGGTTGGCGGACATCAGGTCATGGTCCCGGGCGTCGGTTCGTACATTGCGCTGGCAATCGAGCACCGCGACCTCGCCGCCATCGGCTGGGCGATCCTCACCATGCTGCTGGTGATCCTGCTCTACGATGCGCTACTGTTCCGACCGGTCATCGCCTGGGCAGACAAATTCAGATTCGACACAGCCACATCCGGCCCGGCGCCGACCTCCCGTGTGCTCGACTTCCTCCAACGCACCCGCCTGCTGCGGCTCGCCGCTGTGGTGCCCGGTCTCCTGTGGCAGCTCAGCCTGCGCCTGTTCGCCACGCCGCCGGTGCGCCGCCCTGCCAAACCGGCAGCCGGCGGCTGGGCGCGCGGCGCGGATCTGGCCTTCAACATCATGCTCGGTGCGCTGCTCGTGGCGGTACTGATCGCCGTGTGGCGCATCGTGCCGGCCGACTTCGGCTGGGCCGAGGTCGGCCACGTGTTCTTGCTCGGACTGGTCACCGCCGTGCGCGTGTTCGCCCTGGTTCTCCTCGCCAGCCTGATCTGGGTGCCGGTCGGCCTCTGGATCGGCCAACGCCCGACGCTCGCGCGGCGCGTACAGCCGCTGGCGCAATTTCTCGCTGCCTTTCCCGCCAACCTGCTCTTTCCGCTGGTCGTCGTCGCCATCGTCCATTACAACCTCAACGTCAACATCTGGACCAGTCCACTGATGATTCTTGGCAGCCAGTGGTACATTCTGTTCAACGTCATCGGCGGCGCGGCGGCACTGCCCGGCGAACTCCGGGAAGCCTCGCGCAACCTCGGCCTGCGCGGCTGGCTGCGCTTCAAACGGCTGCTGCTGCCCGGCGTATTTCAGGCCTACGTCACTGGCGCGCTGACCGCCTCAGGCGGGGCCTGGAATGCGGCCATCGTCGCCGAAGTGGTGAGCTGG
This genomic stretch from Acidihalobacter ferrooxydans harbors:
- a CDS encoding ABC transporter permease; this encodes MAQLPVFPTRLPLPNRRDLIALPLVLGLVFIVAWASGQMSGPYHPGETLPLTLDPVALPEYALYTVLRMAAALALSILFTLGYATLAAKNRYAERILIPVLDVLQSVPILGYLSITVAGFMALFPGSLWGVQMAVIFAVFTSQAWNMTFSLYQSLKTVPRDLSDAAATYQLPAWQRFWRLELPFAMPGLVWNTMMSVSGGWFFVVAAEAITVGGHQVMVPGVGSYIALAIEHRDLAAIGWAILTMLLVILLYDALLFRPVIAWADKFRFDTATSGPAPTSRVLDFLQRTRLLRLAAVVPGLLWQLSLRLFATPPVRRPAKPAAGGWARGADLAFNIMLGALLVAVLIAVWRIVPADFGWAEVGHVFLLGLVTAVRVFALVLLASLIWVPVGLWIGQRPTLARRVQPLAQFLAAFPANLLFPLVVVAIVHYNLNVNIWTSPLMILGSQWYILFNVIGGAAALPGELREASRNLGLRGWLRFKRLLLPGVFQAYVTGALTASGGAWNAAIVAEVVSWGHHTLVATGLGAYIAQATAAGNVHEVALGIGVMALYVIGINRFVWHRLYRLAETRWRLD
- a CDS encoding Do family serine endopeptidase, translated to MNVFSKRRSNRVIRPLLALLMAGVFGFGVSAPTLSMAAPAPLDLKVDTSPQKPLVNLPDFTPIIKKVGDTVVNISSTSTKTISQGASNPFPPSSPFHQFFQQFMAPGGPKQQKVEDLGSGFIISPNGYIVTAAHVVRGADHIMVTLTNHQAYPAKLVGLSVRYDTALLKINAKNLPTAPIGNSDKLQVGQWLLAVGAPFGFFNTVTQGVVSAVNRTLPNDDQYIPFIQTDVPINPGNSGGPLLNMSGQVVGINDQIYTSSGGYMGLSFSIPINTVMRVVHALAEHKQIQFGWLGVEVQDVTAKMGQALHLKEPVGALVASVEPNSPAAKAGLEPGDVVVTYNDKPVYEVGQLPPMVGNTQPGTRVKIGILRNGKPMTLNVTIGTLPKNANEAGPGGSSSNQSGNVARLQIQIQPLTAKAAKNLGIKHGVLVIGVGSGPAAQAGIAPGMVIQDIGQKPVDSPAQLEKIVAGLPAGEPIPVRVRNGKQSLYTVVILPPAGS
- a CDS encoding DUF938 domain-containing protein, giving the protein MKQSTDRKHYSQACEENRAPIEAVLRECFAAPGALLEIGSGTGQHAAYFAPVFKHLRWQPTDLAQNLPSIRAWCDEAAVPNLLEPRALDVGQNDWGMPQVDYVYSANTLHIMPWSAVEACFAGIGRVLRAGGLFGYYGPFNYAGRYTSESNARFDAWLKARDPDSGVRDFEAVDALAQTAGLQLQRDHTMPANNRLVCWRKTRWR